Genomic segment of Myxococcus stipitatus:
ACGCAGGTGCCGGACGACGGTGTCCTCGCGGCGCGAGCGAGGCAGGCCTTCTTCGAGTACACCCCCGTGGGCGGCGCCGCGCGCGCGGAGGGTCGCATCCACCGGCAGCTGTCACAGGGGCCGTTGCTGGACGTGTTCATCCCCGACGTGCGGGCCTTCCGAGGGCCCAACTCCGTCAACCGCCAGGAGCAGCAGGGGCCGGAGACGGCGTTCCTGGGGCGCGCACAGCTGGAGGGACTCAAGCAGTCGCTGGCGTCGTCGAAGGCCACGTGGAAGGTGATTGCGACCAGCATGCCGCTGGGGCTCATCGTCCCCGCGGAGAAGTTGGGGGAAGGCTCCTGGCGGATGGAGGCCTGGGCCAACGGTCCGGGGGCTCCGCTGGGGCGCGAGCTGGAGCTGGCCGAGCTGCTCTCGTTCCTGAAGGAGCGGAAGGTCCGCAACGTGGTGTTCCTCACCGCGGACGTCCACTACCCGGCCATGCACCAGTACCACCCGGACCGGGCGCGGTTCCGGGACTTCGACCCGTTCTGGGAGTTCGTCGCGGGGCCGCTCAACGCGGGCACCTTCGGGTCCATGCCGCTGGATGAGACCTTCGGGCCGGAGGTGCGGTGGCAGAAGCCGGCGACGGTGATGAACGCCGCGCCCTGGGAAGGTCAGCAGTACTTCGGCAGCGTGCGCATCCAGGGGAACAGCGGCGTGATGACCGTCGCCATCCATGACCTCTCCGGCAAGGCGCTGCACCAGGTGGAGCTGGAACCCATCCGCTGAGCCGTGGTTCAGGTCGTGAGCACAAGCTTGACGAGCTCCGGGGCTGCCCACTCGCATGGGGAGCCAGGCGAGCGTCGCGAGGGAGACACATGGACAAGGTCATCGTCATCACGGGGGCAAGCGGGGGCATCGGAGCCGCGCTCGCGCAGGCCGCGGGCGCGCGAGGAGCGAAGCTCGTGTTGGCGGCTCGGCGACAAGCGGAGCTCGAAGCGGTCGCAGCCCGTTCTGGCCCGGATGCGCTCGCGGTGGTCACCGACGTGACGTCCCGCGCGGAGGTGGAGCGCCTTCGCGACGCGGCGCTGGCGCGCTTCGGCCGCATCGATGTCTGGGTGAACAACGCGGGACGCGGCATCACCCGAGGCGTGGCCGAGCTCACCGATGAAGACCTCGCGTCCATGTGGCGCGACAACGTCAACAGCGCGCTCTACGGGATGCAGGCGGTGCTGCCGCACTTCCAAGCGCGCGACGCGGGCCAGATCCTCAACGTCTCCAGCGTGCTCGGGCGGCTTCCTGTCGTCCCGCCTCGCTCGGCGTACAGCGCGGCCAAGCATGCGCTGAACGCGCTGAGCGCCTGTCTTCGCCAGGAGCTGCGTGAGACACATCCGGGCATCTGGGTCACCGTGGTGATGCCGGGCGTCGTCGCCACCGAGTTCGGTTCGAACGCGCTGGGCGGCGGGATGGACTCGCGCGCGATTCCAGGTGCCCAGCCCGTCGAGGAGGCCGCGCAGGTCATCCTCGACGCCATCGTCCATCCGCGTCCGGAGGTCTACACCCGCGCGCACACGCAAGCGGAGGTCGAGCGCTACTACCACGACGTCGCCGCCTTCGAGCGCGCGCCCGGGCCGGGACCCGGGCGCTGAGGCCGTCAGGCGCAGCGTCACTCGTAGCGGAGGGACTCGATGGGGGCCAGGCTCGCGGCGCGGCGGGCGGGCCAGATGCCGAAGAACACACCCACGGTGGCCGAGAAGGCGATGGCCACCCCGATGGCCTCGGGGGCGATGACCATCGTCCACCCCATGATGCGCTGGAGCACCGCGGCCCCCCCAATCCCCAAGAGGAGTCCCAGCGTTCCGCCCGCGAGGCACAGCACCAGCGACTCGACGAGGAACTGGAGCAGGATGTCCGTGCCCGTCGCGCCCAGCGCCTTGCGCAGGCCAATCTCCCGCGTCCGCTCCGTCACGGACACCAGCATGATGTTCATGATGCCGATGCCTCCCACGAGCAGGGAGATGGCGGCGATGCCCGCGAGCAGCAGCGAGAAGGTCTGCGTCGTCTCCTGCACCGTCGCGAGCAGGGAGGCCTGGTCGCGGATGTTGAAGTCCGCCTGCTGCTCGGGGCGGAGGCGGTGCTCGCGCCGCAGCTTCAGGTCGATCTCCGCCATGGCGTTCTCCATGGACTTCTCATCCGATGCCTGCACCGCGATGGAGCGGATGCGGTTGCTGCCCATCACCCGGAACTGCGCGGTGGACAGCGGGATGTAGAGGCTCTCGTCGGGATTGGAGAAGCCCTGCGAACCCTTCTCCGCCAGGACACCGATGACCTCGAAGGGGATGCCTCGGATGCGCACCGTCTCGCCCACGAGCGACGCCGAGTCCCTCAAGCCGAGCTGCGTTCCCGCCAGCGCGCCCAGGACCACCACGCGGCGGCGGCCCCGGTCCTCTTCATCGGAGAACATCCGCCCGGCCGTGAGGTGGGACTCGTTGATGCTGAAGTACGCCGGCCACGTGCCCACCACCGAGAGGTTGGCGTTGCTCGCGCCGTACTCCACCTGGAAGCGCGACTCGATCTCCGGCGCCACGGCCTGGATGTGCTTGGGCTGCGCGCGCAGGGCCTCCGCGTCGTCGATGGTCATCGTCGCCTGACCTCGGCCGAGTCCTCCCGAGAAGCTCTGCCCGGGGCGCACGGTCAGCACGTTCGTTCCCAGCGTCTTGAGCCGCTGCTCGACGGACCGCTGGGCCCCTTCACCCAGCGCCACCATGGTGATGACGGCCGCGATGCCGATGACGATGCCGAGCATCGTCAACAGTGAGCGCAGCTTGTTGGCAAGGACCGCGTCGAACGCGACCCGGATGATTTCACCCATGACCTGGCCTCCTCCTCCCGCCGGCTAGCGCCCGCCGCGCATGCCACCACCGCCACCGCCGGCGCCCGGGAACATGCCCCCGGTCGCCTGTCGGAACCGCTCGTTCTGCCGCTGCTGTTGCTGCTGGAGCTGCGCCACGGACACGAGCAGGACCTGCTCACCGGGCTCCAGGCCGCTGAGGACCTCGGAGTTCTCCCAGTCGCTCAGCCCCAGCACCACCTTGCGAGGCTCCGGGCCCGTCTTGCCCTGCACGAACACGAGGCCCGGCCGCGTGTCACCCGTGCCCTGTCGTCCACCGCGCTGACGCCGTCCCTCGCCACCACCTCCCGGGGGGCTCGCGGTCGCCAGGACGTTCTGGCCCTGCGACTCCGTGCCGGCCGCCGCGGTGGCGGAAGGGGCGAGGCTCGGGCCCTTGTTCTCCGGATGACCCGCGGTAGCCTCTCCGCTCGTGGGCGTGGCCGTGTTCTCCGACGGGCCGTTGCCTCCGGACCCGCCCCGGCCCCGGCCTTCGCCCTTGGCGCCCTGGGGACGCAGCAGCGAGCGCACGGCGTCCTCGGTGAGGCCCACCGCCACCGCGGCGGCGCGGGCGTCTCGCAGGCCGACGACCGCGGAGTTGGGGACGGTGATGGCGTCGCGGCGGCTCGAGATTTCAATCGCCACCTCCGCGTTCATTCCCGGGCGCAGCAGTCCGTCTGGATTGTCCAGGCGCACGAGGACGGGGAAGAGGGTGACGTTCTGCTCCACCAGGGCCTGCGGCTCGATCTTCACGACCTCGCCGATGAACGTCCGGCCGGGGTAGGCCTCCATCGTGACGCGGGCCTTGAGACCCGGGCGAATCTGTCCCACGTCCGTCTCGTCGACCTTGGCTCGCACCTGCATGATGGACAGGTCCGCCATCTTGAAGAGCGTGCTGCCGCCGGACACGTTCGACGTGGCCGACGCGATGATCTGCCCGGGCTGGATCTGCCGCTCCAGCAGCGTGCCGGAACTGGGCGCGCGGATGGTGACGTCGCGGCTGCGCTCCTTGGCGAGCTGGAGGTTCGTCTCCGCGCGCACCTTGGCGGCCCGCGCGGTGGCGAAGGCATCCACGGAGGACTCGAACTCCTGCTGCGTGACGTAGCCGGACTGGCGCAGCGACTCCATGCGCTGGCGCTGGGCTTCCGTCGTGTTCAGCCGCACGCGCGCGGACTCCAGGTCCGCCTGCGCCTGGGCCAGCGCGTTCTGCACGTCGCGCGGGTCGATCTCCGCGAGCAGTGCGTCCTTCTCCACCTTGTCGCCGGTGTCGAACAGGACGCGCAGCACTTCACCGGACGCCTTGGACTTCACCTCCACCACACGCAGCGGCTCCACCAGTCCAGCGGACTCCGCGACGACCTCCATGTCCCGGCGCTCCACGGTGGCCAGCGCCGCCGAGCGCTCCGGTGTCCTGGGCTGACTCTCCCGCTGGGTGGCGTAGACGCCCGCTCCGAGCAGGACCGCCGCGACACCCGTGATGACCCACTTCTTCGCCTTGCTCACGACGTCCTCCAGGTCTTCGTGGCCACGCTGTGCGCGGTCCCACTCAAGTCCGCTTCCGCTCGTCCCGCTCGATGACGCCGTCTTTCAAGAACAGCACCCGCTGCGCATGCGCCGCGATATCCGCTTCGTGTGTGACGAGCATCAAGGTCTGCCCCTGCGAATGCAGCTCGCCGAAGAGGGCCATGATCTCCTCGCCCGTGTGGCTGTCGAGGGCGCCCGTGGGCTCGTCGGCCAGCAGCAGCGCGGGGTGCGTCACCAGCGCGCGGGCGATCGCGACGCGCTGCCGCTGACCCCCGGAGAGCTCGTTGGGGCGATGGTCCTTGCGCGCGCCCAGTCCCACCTTCTCCAGCATGGCCGCGGCGCGCTCCAGCCGGACCTTCCGGGGCACGCGCGCGTACACCAGCGGCAGCGCCACGTTGTCGAGCGCGGACGCGCGAGGCAGCAGGTTGAAGCTCTGGAACACGAACCCCAGCTCCCGGTTGCGGATGCGTGCGAGCGCGTTCTCCGTCATGCCCGCCACCGGCTGGCCGTTGAGCCAGTACTGACCCGCGCTGGGGATGTCCAGGCAGCCGATGAGGTTCATGAACGTCGACTTGCCGGAGCCCGAGGGCCCCATCACGGCGACGTACTCGTTGCGGCGGATGGTCAGGTCCACGCCGCGCAGCGCCCGGACGACCTCCGAGCCCATCGTGTAGTCCTTGCGCAGCCCCTCCACGCGGATGACCACGTCCGCGATGTCGCGCGCCTCGGTGCCTGGTGTGGCCGTGCTCACAGCGGCCTCCCGGCGAGTGCCTCCAGCTCCGCGCGCGCGATGCGGTAGTCGAAGCGGGAGGACACGAGGTTGATCTCCGCCTGGACCAGGCTCTCCTGCGATGTCAGCAGCTCGAGGATGGTGGTGGCGCCCAGGCGGTAGCGCTCCTGCTGCACCTTGAGGTCCTCGCGGGCCACCTCCACCGACTGGACGGAGAAGGTGATGCGGTCCTCCGCGAGCCGAAGCTGCGCCAGCGCCTGACCGGCCCCGCTGCGGACCGCGCGTCGCGTGTCCGCGAGCTGCGCCTGCGACACCACTTCCTGGGTGCGCGCACGCTGCACGCGCTCCTCGCGCAGGAAGCCATCGAAGATGGGATAGGAGACGCCGAGCCGCACCGACCAGCTCGTCCTGCCGCCGTTGAAGCTCGGGTCCTGGTTGAACCAGTCATAGCCCGCGGACAGCCGCACCGTGGGGAGGTAGGTCGCCTTCGCGACACTCACGCCCGCTTGCGACGCGCCCAGCGTGGAGGCCGCGGCGAGCACATCGGGGGCATTGGCTTCGAGCTCGGAGATCAGTGCGGCGTCCGTGAGCGTGAGGGGCTTGGGCGTGATGTTCGCATCGGGGCTCGCCTCCACGGGGCCGTCCTCGCCGACGAGGCGCCCCAGTGCGAGCGCCGCCGACGTGCGCTGGGTCTCCGCGGTGCGCAGGGCCTCTTTCGCCGTGGTGTGGTCGAGCTGCGCGCGGAGCAGGTCCGAGCGTGTCGCGGAGCCCACCGCGAGCCGCCGCTCGGCGGCGCCTTCGTTCTGCCGGGCCCGCTCGATGCGGGCATTCGCCACTTCCTCGAGCCCCATGGCGCGGAGGACCTCGTAGAACGCGCGCTCCACGGCGAGCACGGCGGCGGCGCGCTGCGCGGTGAGCTGCGCCTGGGCCGCTCCGGATTGTGCGCGGGTCTGCTTGCGCGTGGCGCTCCGCTGTCCGCCGGTGAAGACATTCCACGAGGCGGCCAGGCCCGCGCTGTACGTGTCATTGGAGCCGGAGACGACGGCGCCCGTCACGGGCTCGATGCGCTCGGTGCTCGCGAGCGAACCCGACGCGCTCGCGGAGAGCGAGGGGATATAGGCGCCCACCGCGCTGAGCTCGGCGGCCTCGGCGTTGGTGACACTGCCCTTGGCCTGGGCCACCTGCGGATTCGCCTTGAGCGCTCGGGCGATGGCTTCCTCGAGCGTGACACGCATCACCTTGGGCTCGGCCTCGCTCGCGGGCGCGGGGGCCTGGGCTTCCGGTGCGGGCGCGGCCGAGGGGGCGGGCTCCTGCGCCGTCTGCGTGGGCGCATCGGCTTGCATCCGCACCGCGGATGGGTCGGCGCGGGCCATGTTCGAGACGGGCGCCGTCACCATGCCCACGAGGCCGAGGGTCAGCAGGGGCATCCGGTGGGGCCGTCTCTTGAACCACGCTCTCTGGAGCATCGTCATCGCAGCCTTGTCCCGTTGAAGTCCGGTGCACCCGTGGCGCCCGGAGGACTCGGGATGGGCAGTTGCATGCGCCTTGCCAGTGCTCAACCCCCTGGAATCGCATGGATAATCCGGGCGGGGAGCGCGAAGGCCGCCGACGGGCTGCGGATTTCGCACGCACGGATGTCAGCGGGCCCCGGGCCGCGAGGGGCATTCCGGCGGCGACGCCGGGCCTCGTGCTTGCACAGGGCTGGAGGGACACGGCGGACAAGGTGCCGTTCCAACCCCTGGAGAGAGGCGAATGGGCTCGACAGCAACCAGGCCATGGGGCGCTCGCGCGGAGAGAGGGCATGACGGAAGGGAGTGCGGATTCCGCACCGTGCATGCAGAGTTCGCAGCGAGCGGAGGAACCTCATGGAGTGGGAGACACCTCGGGAGAGGTCACGACCGATGAGCCTCGTGGCGCGATGGAGGCGGCCCGTGGGGCCGTGGATGCCCTGGGCCCTGGTGGGGCTGATGTGCGCCGTGTTGCTTTCCACGGTGCTCTTCATCCGCCGGTCCGCCGTGGAGGCGTCGTCGCTGGTGGTGCGCGGCATGGCGAACGTCCTGATGCACACCGGGCTGGATGCCTTCCGGGAGGGCACGGGCCCGCCGACCCAGCAGGCGCTGCAGGCCTTCCTGGAGGCCCACCAGGAGGGCGGCCTCCGGTACGTGGCCATCCTCGAGGACGGGCGCGTGCTCGCCTCGGTCGGCGAGGGCTCGCTGGGGGAGATCCAGGACGGCCCCCAGCTGCGCATCGAGAAGGGGAAGGGCCGCTTCATCCATCGGCTGCGCAAGCCTCGTCCGGACCCGCAGGCCCAGGTGGGCGGCGCGGAGCCGATGCCTCCGCCGCCTCCCCCCGAGGCTCGCCGCAACCTGCGCATCGGCTACGAGTTCGAGCCCATCACCGCGCTCGAGCTGACGGACCGCTCCCAGCATCTGCTGGTCATCGCGGTGGTGTCGGTGATGGGCATCCTGGGGTTGACCTTCGCGTTCACGCGCTCGCTGGCGCAGCGCGAGGCCCTGGCGACGGAGCTGGAGCGCGGACGCCGGCTGGCGGCCCTGGGCACCATGTCCGCGGTGCTCGCGCATGAGCTGCGCAATCCGCTGGCGTCACTCAAGGGCCATGCCCAGCTGCTGGCCGAGCGTGTGGAGCGGGACGAAGTGCTGCGCCCCAAGGCGGACCGCATCGTCGGAGAAGCGGTGCGGCTGGAGCAGCTGATGAATGACCTGCTGGCCTTCGTGCGCAGCGGCGAGCTGCGCCGCACGGGCACGGACCCGAACGAGGTGCTGCGCGCGGCGGTGGAGGCGACGGGGGAGACGCGGGTGGAGGCGCACTATCTCCCCGGGCGCGAGCACTGGGAGCTGGACGCGGGGCGCTTCCAGCAGGCGCTGGAGAACGTGCTGCGCAACGCGGTGCAGGTGAGCCCGGATGGGCGGCGCGTGGAGGTGGGCGTGGAGCGCGAGGGCACGTCGCTCATCTTCACGGTGCGAGACCACGGCCCCGGCATTCCGAAGGGAGACGAGGAGCGCATCTTCGAGCCCTTCGTCACGGGGCGGCTGCGCGGTGTGGGGCTGGGGTTGGCCATCACCCGCCGCATCGTCGAGCTGCATGGGGGCTCGGTGATTGCGCGGACACACGCGGAAGGTGGCGCGGAGTTTCGCCTCACGGTTCCAGCGAGGGGAGTCTGAGCCATGGCGCGGATTCTCGTCGCGGATGATGAGGAGGGCGTGCGCTCGTTCATCGCGGAGGCGCTCGAGGTCGAAGGCCACCTGGTGACGACGGCGGCCGACGGTGAAGAGGCCGCGCGGCTCTTGGCGAAGCAGGGCGTGGACCTGTTGGTGACGGACCTGCGCATGCCCGGCATGGATGGGCTGACGCTGCTGCGCAAGGTGCGCGAGGAGCAGCCGGACGTGGAGGTCGTCGTCCTCACGGCGGTGGGCTCGGTGGAGAGCGCGGTGTCGGCGATGAAGGCCGGCGCGTTCGAGTACCTGCTCAAGCCCGTGGGGAGTCCGGCGGAGCTGCGGTTGACGGTGGCTCGCGCGCTGGAGCGCCGCGCGCTGCTGAACTTCCGGGCGGAGGCGCGACAGTCCACCGGGTCGGTGGTGCTGAGCTGGGGTTCTCCAGCGATGGGGCCCGTGGTGGAGGCGCTGCGCAAGGTGGCCCCCACGCAGGCCACGGTGCTGCTGGTGGGCGAGAGCGGCACGGGCAAGGAGGTGGCCGCGAGGGCGCTGCACCAGTGGAGCGAGCGCTCCGAGGGGCCCTTCGTCGCGGTCAACTGCGCCGCGCTGACGGAGACGCTGCTGGAGAGCGAGCTGTTCGGCCACGAGAAGGGCGCCTTCACCGGCGCGGTGGCGCAGCGGCGCGGGAGGATCGAGCTGGCCCAGGGCGGGACGTTCTTCCTCGATGAAGTGGGTGAGCTGAAGGCGGAGCTCCAGGCGAAGCTCTTGCGGGTGCTCCAGGAGCGGCGCTTCGAGCGCGTGGGCGGCACGCGGACGCTGGAGGCGGACGTGCGCTGGGTGGCGGCGACCAACCGCGACCTCAAGGCGATGATGGCGCGCGGAGAGTTTCGCGAGGACCTCTACCACCGGCTCGCGGTGTTCCCCATCCGGCTGCCCTCGCTGCGCGAGCGCCCCGAGGACCTGGGGCCCTTGGCGGAGCTGCTGCTGCGGCGCATCGGCGACGAGCTGGGGCGTCCCGGGTTGAAGCTGTCACCGGAGGCGTCGGCGCGGCTGCAGACCTTCCCGTGGCCGGGCAACGTGCGCGAGCTGCGCAATGCGCTGGAGCGGGCGGCCATCCTCGCGGACGGCTCGGTGGTGGAGGCGCGCCATCTCTGGCTGGATGCGACCAGCACCCCCGAGGTGACGCCCGCCGCCACCGTGGGGACGCGGCTGCCGGACAAGACGCTGGAGGAGCTGGAGCGGATGGCCATCGAGCAGGCCATCGCGGACGAGGGTGGCAACCGCAAGCGGGCCGCACAGCGGCTGGGCATCGGCTTGAGGACGCTCTACGACAAGCTGCGGCGCTACGGAATGCAGTGAGCGGGTGGGGCGCGGCCACGAAGCGCGCGCCCCGCCCATGTCACATCACGGAGGGCCGTAGCCCTGGACGCGCGAGTTGAGCTCCACCGCGGTGGCGTAGATCTGCGCCCAGGTGCGGTACTTCAGCTTGGCGCCGAAGCCCTTCTGGTCATTGGCGAAGTGGAACAGGTCCTCGCGGAAGAGGGCGTCGGCGGACTTGCGCGCGTCGTCGCTCAGGGGCGTGCCCTTGCGGTCGTAGTAGCGCAGCAGGTCGTAGCCGTAGTCGTGCGTCTTGGCCGCGGGGTCGAACTCCTTGTCCGGACCAATCTTTCCGGGCGCGGAGGCGGAGCCGAACGGGTCCTGCATGCGCTGGCCGTGCTTCGTCTGGATGGCGAAGGGCTTGTAGCCCATCACCTTCTCGAAGTCGGCGGGCGGAGGGCGGGCACCGGTGAGGTACTCCCGCATCAGCTTGCCGTGGTCTCCGGCGGGGGCAGCGCCAACGCGCGCCGTGGCCGTGGTGGCCTTGGTGAACGTGTCCTTCTCGTGCGGACGCACCGTCGCCGTGTTGGCGCGCTCGGTGGTCGGCGACTCGGAGCTGGAGGTGGCAGGACGGCGGGCCGTGGCTGGGGGCGTGCGAACGATCATGTGAGTTCCCGAGAGAGCCTTCTCTTGTTTTGTCGCACTTTGTAGGGTGGAAGTTGCGTGGATGTGATTGACGCATCGCGTGACGAGAAGGAGCGGTCGTGGGCAAGGACCTGTATCGCGACGGGATGGCTCGACTGGAGGCGGGGGATACCCCGGAGGCGAGGCGGCTGTTGGAGGCCGCGCTCCGCGAGTCGCCGGGGGACGTGAAGGTGATGCACGCGCTGTCCCGGGTCTTGGACGAGGCGGGTGAGCGAGCCCGGGCCGTGGAGCTGCTGGAGCTCGCGCACGCGAAGGCGCCCTCCGAGCCGGACCCCGCGCGCGACCTGGCGATGGCCCTCCTGGAGCGCGGCGATGATGCCCGCGCGGCGCGCGTGGTGGAGCCCGTGCTGGCGGCCCACCCCGAGCACCCGGGCGCGAACCTCGTGCTGGCGCTGGCGCTGGCGAAGACGGACCCGGCGCGGGCCCGAGCGCACCTGGCGCCCGCCGGCCGGAGCGAGGATGCCGAGGAGCGCGAGCAGGCGGCGGCGCTGGCGCGGGTGTTGTCGGGACAGTCGCCCTCGCCCGCGTAGGTCGCGAAACGCACGACGGGCGGCATCCCGAAGGACACCGCCCGCCGTGGGCTGCTCAGGCTGCGACCTGACTCAGGGCTTCGTGTACTGGATGGTCAGGTTGTAGTTCGCCGTCTGGTTGCCGGCGCCGCGCACCATGACGTACGCGGAGGACTGACCGGAGGGGACCGTCAGGGTGCACGTCTCGGACGCGCCCGACGTGTTCGGACGGCAGTCGTACGTGGTGGTGGTGGGGGCCGCGCCGAACCGGACATAGAGGTTCGGGTTGCGCGTGCCCGTCATCGTCACGGTGAAGCTGGTGCCCGGCACCACGCTGTAGGGACCGAAGTTGTCGTTCTCGTTGCGCGCCACCGTGCCCGTCGCCGTCTCCGTGGTCGGCGTGCCCGTGCCACCGCCCGAGTGCGTGCCCGTCAGCGTCACGCCCGAGTAGGCCGTGTAGGCGTTGACCATGACGTACCAGGTGCCGGCCTGCGGGTTGTTGAAGGTGCACGTCTCCGCGTTGCCGCTCGCGTACGGACGGCAGTCGTAGGTGCCGGAGTTCGGGACCGCGCCGAAGCGCACGTACAGGTCCGCGTCACCGGTGCCGCCCGTCGTGGTGAAGGTCAGCGTGGGGACACCCGCGGGGACCTCGAGCGTGTAGTACTTCTTGTTGCCGGAGCTGCCGGACAGGCCCGTCACCGGAACGCCGTTGGTCAGCGGGTTCGTCACGGGCGGCGGGGGCGGCACACCCACGGCGAGCCACGCGTTCGTCACGGCCTGGACCGTCGCCGCGTCGTAGCCGAGGTCCTGCGCGGCCTGCACGGTGTACGCCTTGGCCTGCTCGAACGTGGTGCTGGGGGTGAACAGGTCCGTGTTGGCCTTGTAGAAGATGCGGCCGGCCTTCTCCGGGCCGATGGCGGCCACGGCCTGCGTGGTCTTCCCGCGCGGGTGCGTTCCACCCTTGGAGAGCAGGGCGAAGACGAGGTTGCTGATGCCGGAGCTGTAGTGCACGTCCACGCCGGACGAGTAGTCCCCGTAGAAGTCGAGCGAGGCGTTGTCCTTGGCCGGGTCGTCCATGTAGCGCAGGGCATCGTTGGCGATGGCCGGCGTCCAGATGTCCTCGCCCACCATGAACACGTCGGCGTCGGTGGCCCAGTTGCGCGTCCAGCTCTCACACACGCCGGCGAAGATGTCGGACATGGACTCGTTGAGGCCGCCGGACTCACCTGAGTAGATGAGGTCCGACTCGGTGTCCGTCACGGCGTGGGTCAGCTCGTGGACGGTGACGTCCAGGTCCTTGCCCAGCTCGATGGAGTCGACGCCGTCGCCGTCGCCGTACACCATCTGCGTGCCGTCCCAGTACGCGTTCACGTAGTTGCTGCCGTAGTGGACGGTGCTGATGAGCTGCGCGCCCGCGTTGTCATACGAGTCGCGGTTGAAGAGCGTCTTGTAGCAGTTGTACGTGTTCCCGAGCTGGTCGTAGTTCATGTCCACGTGCGCGTCGCCCGTGGCGGCCTGACCCTCGGAGCGCTTGAGCGTTCCAGGCGTGGTGCTGCCGTTGTTGGCGCTGTACACCCGCCGGTTGAGCGCCTCGTGGATCTGCGGGTGCGTGGCCACCACGCCGCCGCGCAGGGCGTCGACGTAGACCAGGTCATCCGCCTTCATCCCGTCGCGGGTGCCCACCAGCCGCACCTGCCACGCGAGCCGCAGCTCATCGCTGCCGTCGGTGCGCACGTAGACGAGCGTCGGAGCGCCCTCGGCGTTCGCGCGCGGAATCGACGTGCCCGCGAGCGCCGCCGAGCGCGCGGCGTCGGAGGCCACCGTCGGCTCCGTGGCGGACGTCGTGCCGCCGCGAGCCGAGCCGTTGGCGGCATAGATGAGGCCATCCGGGTCGGCATGGAGCACCAGCTCGCCGCCGACGACGGGCCGGCCCTGGTGGAGCTGGCGGAAGCGCAGGTGCTTGCGCCCCTGGGCATCCACGTTGGCCCGGCGGAAGACGAGGTCGTCACCGCGCAGGCGGAAGGCCCCGGCGATGTCCGTCAG
This window contains:
- a CDS encoding tetratricopeptide repeat protein; this translates as MGKDLYRDGMARLEAGDTPEARRLLEAALRESPGDVKVMHALSRVLDEAGERARAVELLELAHAKAPSEPDPARDLAMALLERGDDARAARVVEPVLAAHPEHPGANLVLALALAKTDPARARAHLAPAGRSEDAEEREQAAALARVLSGQSPSPA
- a CDS encoding M4 family metallopeptidase, with the protein product MACSTAQPEGEAPSEGAKDADVQAALARLPGAEVLGRQEGVPFLIRGELGRLTPSGVSAQRARADSGAEAREALTDIAGAFRLRGDDLVFRRANVDAQGRKHLRFRQLHQGRPVVGGELVLHADPDGLIYAANGSARGGTTSATEPTVASDAARSAALAGTSIPRANAEGAPTLVYVRTDGSDELRLAWQVRLVGTRDGMKADDLVYVDALRGGVVATHPQIHEALNRRVYSANNGSTTPGTLKRSEGQAATGDAHVDMNYDQLGNTYNCYKTLFNRDSYDNAGAQLISTVHYGSNYVNAYWDGTQMVYGDGDGVDSIELGKDLDVTVHELTHAVTDTESDLIYSGESGGLNESMSDIFAGVCESWTRNWATDADVFMVGEDIWTPAIANDALRYMDDPAKDNASLDFYGDYSSGVDVHYSSGISNLVFALLSKGGTHPRGKTTQAVAAIGPEKAGRIFYKANTDLFTPSTTFEQAKAYTVQAAQDLGYDAATVQAVTNAWLAVGVPPPPPVTNPLTNGVPVTGLSGSSGNKKYYTLEVPAGVPTLTFTTTGGTGDADLYVRFGAVPNSGTYDCRPYASGNAETCTFNNPQAGTWYVMVNAYTAYSGVTLTGTHSGGGTGTPTTETATGTVARNENDNFGPYSVVPGTSFTVTMTGTRNPNLYVRFGAAPTTTTYDCRPNTSGASETCTLTVPSGQSSAYVMVRGAGNQTANYNLTIQYTKP